The Pelmatolapia mariae isolate MD_Pm_ZW linkage group LG10_11, Pm_UMD_F_2, whole genome shotgun sequence genome includes a region encoding these proteins:
- the LOC134637350 gene encoding odorant receptor 131-2-like translates to MSNVSQSYTNMSIEVQYQDLMRVIIVSTLSTVPSFIFLFLNGTMLFTLRSKPVFRDTPRYILLYNLLFADTVQLAQSQLHYLLSVFKVKLPYPVCLCLSLLASLTTGISPLTLSVMPLERYVAVCYPLRYPTIITIRNTGAAIIVIWIISSLNNLTRLIFFFPFEMLKNLQEKDLCSNIALLLGTRSDQYDTAFTCLVFVSAGVAVIFSYIAVILAARLASANKALARKARNTLLLNMMQLCLSLCSTIYPPLLIALSRTVTRTVLSWVQNIFYVCFIILPRCLSSLIYGLRDRTVRPVLMCHLCCHQKLSL, encoded by the coding sequence ATGTCAAATGTATCTCAGTCTTACACTAACATGTCTATTGAAGTGCAGTATCAGGACTTAATGAGGGTAATTATTGTTTCCACTCTGTCAACAGttccatcttttatttttctcttccttAATGGGACCATGTTGTTCACACTGAGGAGTAAGCCGGTGTTTCGTGACACTCCCCGTTACATTCTTCTGTATAACCTCCTTTTTGCAGACACTGTGCAGCTGGCACAGAGTCAGCTCCATTatcttctctctgtttttaaagtaaaattgcCATATCCTGTATGTCTATGTCTCAGCTTGTTGGCCAGTCTCACCACTGGGATCTCCCCTCTGACCCTTTCGGTGATGCCTCTGGAGAGATATGTAGCTGTGTGCTACCCACTGAGGTATCCTACCATCATCACCATTAGAAACACAGGGGCTGCTATCATTGTGATTTGGATTATCAGTTCACTAAATAATCTCACTCgactcatcttttttttcccatttgaaatgttgaaaaATCTGCAAGAGAAAGATCTTTGTTCCAATATAGCTCTACTGCTCGGGACAAGGTCTGATCAATATGATACAGCTTTCACATGTTTAGTGTTTGTATCAGCTGGTGTGGCAGTCATTTTTTCTTACATTGCTGTGATATTAGCAGCCAGGTTGGCCTCTGCAAACAAAGCTTTAGCACGTAAAGCTCGAAACACTCTACTGCTGAATATGATGCAGCTGTGCCTGAGTCTCTGCTCAACTATTTACCCCCCATTGCTCATAGCCCTTTCAAGAACTGTAACAAGAACCGTACTTTCATGGGTTCAGAATATTTTTTATGTCTGCTTTATAATCTTACCCAGATGCCTGAGTTCTCTCATCTATGGGCTAAGAGATCGGACAGTCAGACCTGTCCTCATGTGCCACCTATGCTGTCATCAGAAACTAAGTCTATAG